One Rossellomorea aquimaris DNA window includes the following coding sequences:
- a CDS encoding ATP-binding protein, with translation MIKHTFYNKIMILMALFVIQFIVLLSIDKPWNVITALLVTIVGVTFLVHLLIKGKTFLAEHRKLLEEENQLSTLLHSLPDFVCFKDGQGRWLKVNQFGRKLYNLERIDYVGKTDRELGEMVPFFKDAFDYCVDSDEQSWKAEKVTRCEEGFYLPNGEYKTFDVIKVPLFHSNQTRKGLVIIGRDISQQKIAEEMLLRKEKLSVVGELAAGIAHEIRNPLTSIKGFIQLLEENEHVSENYLNVMSSEMDRINQIVGELLILSKPQMREYQVFDMNEVLNYVIKVMEHEAILKGITLNVQVPSSSIHVFGDKNQCVQVFINIIKNAIESMEEGEIRVNWNILNEKFIISIQDQGVGIPPDRLKRLGEPFFTLKEKGMGLGLTISQKIIEDHKGSILIVSEVNKGTKVEVTLPVKHK, from the coding sequence ATGATAAAACATACATTTTACAACAAAATAATGATCCTCATGGCTCTATTTGTCATACAGTTCATCGTTCTACTCTCCATTGATAAGCCATGGAACGTAATCACTGCCCTTCTGGTAACCATTGTAGGGGTAACGTTTCTGGTACACTTATTAATAAAAGGGAAAACCTTTCTGGCAGAGCATCGAAAATTGCTGGAAGAAGAAAATCAGCTTTCAACCCTTCTCCATTCACTGCCGGATTTTGTGTGCTTTAAGGATGGACAGGGCCGCTGGTTAAAGGTCAATCAATTTGGCAGAAAACTATATAACCTTGAACGAATTGATTATGTAGGGAAGACTGACAGGGAATTAGGAGAGATGGTTCCCTTTTTTAAAGACGCCTTCGACTACTGTGTTGACTCCGATGAACAATCTTGGAAAGCTGAAAAGGTAACGAGATGTGAAGAAGGATTCTACCTTCCGAACGGTGAATACAAGACCTTTGATGTCATAAAAGTCCCGTTATTTCATTCGAATCAGACAAGAAAAGGATTAGTCATCATCGGCCGGGATATTTCTCAGCAGAAAATAGCTGAAGAAATGCTATTAAGAAAAGAGAAATTATCGGTAGTCGGGGAGCTTGCGGCGGGAATCGCCCATGAGATCCGGAATCCCCTTACAAGCATCAAGGGCTTCATTCAACTGCTTGAAGAGAATGAGCATGTATCCGAAAATTATCTCAACGTCATGTCCTCCGAGATGGATCGAATCAACCAAATTGTAGGAGAGTTACTCATTTTATCAAAACCTCAAATGAGGGAATACCAGGTCTTTGATATGAATGAGGTGTTAAACTATGTGATCAAGGTAATGGAGCATGAAGCAATCCTCAAAGGGATCACATTAAATGTTCAAGTACCATCATCCTCCATTCACGTATTTGGAGATAAAAATCAATGCGTACAGGTCTTTATTAATATTATAAAAAATGCAATCGAATCGATGGAAGAAGGAGAAATCCGCGTCAACTGGAACATTCTGAACGAAAAGTTCATCATCTCCATTCAAGATCAAGGGGTGGGAATACCGCCTGATCGATTAAAGAGACTGGGTGAGCCGTTCTTCACTTTGAAAGAAAAAGGCATGGGACTCGGGCTGACCATTAGTCAAAAGATCATTGAAGACCATAAAGGGTCTATACTCATTGTATCAGAAGTCAACAAGGGAACAAAAGTAGAAGTAACCTTACCGGTGAAACATAAATGA
- a CDS encoding L-threonine 3-dehydrogenase: protein MKKILVTGALGQIGSELTNKLRTVYGSDNVIATDIRETDSPVVTDGPFEQLDVTDAGKMFDIAKTNKVDTIIHLAALLSATAEAKPLLAWNLNMGGLVNALEAARELECQFFTPSSIGAFGPSTPKDSTPQDTIMRPTTMYGVNKVSGELLSDYYFTKFGVDTRGLRFPGLISYETLPGGGTTDYAVEIYYEAIKNNQYTSYIGEGTHMDMMYMPDALNAIIDLMEADGSKLEHRNSFNVSAMSVAPEDIAKAIRVHQPDFTLDYSVDPVRQTIAESWPNAIDSSAAMNEWGFKAEYDLAKMTADMLEKLKTK, encoded by the coding sequence ATGAAAAAGATTCTAGTAACGGGTGCCTTGGGACAAATCGGTTCTGAGCTCACCAATAAACTTCGTACTGTGTACGGTTCTGATAACGTCATTGCGACAGATATCCGGGAAACAGATAGTCCTGTCGTAACGGACGGCCCATTTGAGCAATTAGACGTCACTGATGCAGGGAAAATGTTTGATATTGCTAAAACGAATAAGGTGGATACCATTATTCACCTCGCAGCTCTATTATCTGCAACAGCGGAAGCAAAACCCCTACTTGCCTGGAATCTAAATATGGGTGGATTGGTAAATGCCCTGGAAGCAGCAAGAGAATTGGAATGTCAGTTCTTCACTCCAAGTTCGATTGGAGCATTCGGTCCATCGACGCCAAAGGATTCAACTCCACAAGATACCATCATGCGCCCTACCACCATGTACGGAGTAAACAAAGTATCAGGAGAACTTTTATCAGATTATTACTTCACTAAATTTGGGGTGGACACAAGAGGACTGCGCTTTCCAGGCCTGATTTCGTATGAAACATTACCAGGTGGCGGAACGACTGATTATGCAGTAGAAATTTATTATGAAGCAATCAAGAATAACCAGTATACTTCATACATCGGTGAAGGAACCCATATGGATATGATGTATATGCCGGATGCACTTAATGCGATCATCGATCTTATGGAAGCGGACGGTTCAAAGCTTGAGCACCGTAATTCCTTCAATGTATCTGCCATGAGCGTAGCACCTGAGGATATTGCAAAAGCGATCCGCGTCCACCAACCGGACTTTACGCTGGATTATAGCGTAGATCCAGTCCGCCAAACCATTGCTGAAAGCTGGCCGAACGCCATAGATTCCAGCGCAGCCATGAATGAATGGGGCTTCAAAGCAGAATACGACTTAGCCAAAATGACAGCTGATATGTTAGAAAAATTAAAAACGAAGTAA
- a CDS encoding glycine C-acetyltransferase encodes MTSKTLDHFLQENLEDLKSRGLYNEIDPLQGANGPMITINDKKLVNLSSNNYLGLATDERLKKVAIEAVKEYGVGAGAVRTINGTLDLHVKLEEKLAKFKGTEAAIAYQSGFNCNMAAISAVMDKNDAILSDELNHASIIDGCRLSKAKIIRFGHSDMEDLRAKAKEAKESGQYNKIMIITDGVFSMDGDVCKLPEIVEIAEEFDIMTYVDDAHGSGVLGKGAGTVKHFGLSDKVDFQMGTLSKAIGVVGGYVAGTQNLIDWLKVRSRPFLFSTSLTPADVTACTEALDLIMNSTELQDNMWENSRYLKEELTKLGFDIGNSETPITPVIIGEEQATQDFSKRLYEEGVYAKSIVFPTVPRGTGRVRNMPSAAHTKDMLDQAIKAYEKVGKEMGII; translated from the coding sequence ATGACTAGTAAAACATTAGATCATTTTTTACAGGAAAATCTTGAAGACCTAAAATCACGTGGTTTATATAATGAAATCGATCCATTACAAGGTGCAAACGGACCGATGATTACGATCAATGATAAGAAACTTGTGAACCTTTCTTCTAATAATTATCTTGGACTCGCAACGGATGAACGCCTGAAAAAAGTAGCGATCGAAGCGGTGAAAGAATATGGTGTAGGGGCTGGAGCCGTTCGTACAATCAATGGTACCCTTGATCTACATGTGAAACTGGAAGAAAAGCTCGCGAAGTTTAAAGGCACAGAAGCAGCCATTGCTTATCAATCAGGTTTCAACTGTAATATGGCTGCCATTTCAGCGGTTATGGACAAGAACGACGCCATCCTTTCTGATGAACTGAACCATGCTTCCATTATTGACGGATGTCGTCTTTCGAAAGCAAAGATTATCCGTTTTGGTCACTCAGATATGGAAGATCTTCGTGCGAAAGCAAAAGAAGCCAAGGAATCGGGTCAATACAACAAAATCATGATCATCACCGACGGAGTATTTTCAATGGATGGAGATGTATGTAAACTTCCTGAAATCGTTGAAATTGCTGAGGAATTTGATATCATGACGTATGTAGATGACGCTCACGGTTCCGGGGTCCTTGGAAAAGGTGCAGGAACGGTCAAACACTTTGGCCTATCAGACAAAGTGGACTTCCAAATGGGTACGTTATCGAAAGCAATAGGTGTAGTTGGTGGATATGTGGCAGGAACTCAGAACCTGATCGACTGGTTAAAGGTACGCTCACGTCCATTCCTATTCTCTACATCCTTGACTCCGGCTGATGTTACGGCTTGTACAGAAGCACTTGATCTCATCATGAACTCTACAGAGCTTCAAGATAATATGTGGGAAAATAGTCGCTATCTGAAAGAAGAGCTGACGAAGCTTGGCTTTGATATTGGAAACAGTGAGACTCCTATCACTCCGGTTATCATCGGTGAAGAGCAGGCAACCCAGGACTTCAGTAAACGCCTGTATGAAGAGGGTGTATATGCCAAATCCATTGTGTTCCCAACCGTACCAAGAGGAACAGGACGCGTGAGAAATATGCCTTCAGCAGCCCATACGAAAGACATGCTTGATCAAGCGATTAAAGCATATGAAAAAGTCGGTAAAGAAATGGGAATTATCTAA
- a CDS encoding peptidase M6 — protein MKTKVLSILSTGALALGLLAPITTTPSAKATTSAPEWNVERYGDRVDIDGVLNRLSEDESYLKKAEADLKKQASELNFNSEGGINSSEESQNSEFTYDGGTKVFLDRDLQFKEFTLRSVGENVEIWVANDLSFPEGDERPAHVVTQEQVDKLRAEFDSNMYPVATDFFGKPDTLDGSNSPLPGMVGLPEGYYEGSDKVIMLVDNIKDDGYYDPTYPFFVAGFFWQTLENYIDRNIITIDTNSWETRLENTFYATTIHELQHLIHADNDGAEESWLNEGMSTFSEFLGGYGHGEGSINFYLDHPENSLVNWDDHRSAETGPETIADYGQVYLFTLYMYDKYGQEFIRDLAKSEMQGLESVDDMLKQSGEKEDFTKLYQNFITALSLDDGTGGTYDFESINLRELPINNEGDLRGKTVDYEKASTFEKEGVPAWGGDFKELDFQDKIRSIEFDGVDFLPVPWKSVANPLGGDNQVLWANKGDELDSAIIFDADLSSVDSATLNFDNLIDIEEQWDFGVVQVSTDGGDTWTSLANENTRSDVVEEGYPKIKENLPGFTGHYEDWKQESFDLSEYAGQKVLISFRYLTDWGYNDSGWFVDNIEIPEIGYSNEGNSVEGFKSFAELKGEYVEYTVTFVNEREVGNKKGSKTKHKVVTVDPFNVTEEDALQLRQLFQNGKNYMITSYAAPVSDKNPVDFTYEVKLKEKNIKKN, from the coding sequence GTGAAAACAAAAGTTTTATCAATTCTTTCCACAGGTGCATTAGCATTAGGCTTATTAGCACCGATTACTACTACTCCATCTGCAAAAGCCACTACCTCTGCCCCGGAATGGAATGTCGAACGATACGGTGATCGAGTCGATATCGATGGCGTTCTAAACAGACTTTCCGAAGATGAAAGTTACCTGAAAAAAGCAGAAGCTGATTTAAAGAAACAAGCAAGCGAGCTCAATTTCAACAGCGAAGGTGGCATAAACTCATCAGAAGAAAGTCAAAATAGTGAATTTACATATGACGGAGGGACAAAAGTATTTCTGGACAGAGATTTACAGTTTAAAGAATTTACTCTGCGTAGTGTAGGTGAAAATGTAGAGATTTGGGTGGCGAATGACTTGAGCTTCCCTGAAGGGGACGAGCGTCCGGCACACGTTGTTACCCAAGAGCAAGTGGACAAGTTACGTGCTGAATTTGACTCGAATATGTACCCGGTAGCTACTGACTTCTTCGGTAAACCTGATACATTGGACGGATCTAATTCTCCACTGCCCGGAATGGTAGGTTTACCTGAGGGCTATTACGAAGGTAGTGATAAAGTCATTATGCTAGTCGATAATATCAAAGACGATGGCTACTATGACCCAACATATCCATTCTTTGTTGCAGGATTCTTCTGGCAAACTCTCGAGAACTATATTGATCGTAATATCATTACCATTGATACGAACAGCTGGGAAACACGTCTGGAAAACACCTTTTACGCTACAACCATCCACGAGCTTCAGCACTTGATTCATGCTGACAATGATGGAGCAGAAGAATCTTGGCTAAATGAAGGAATGTCAACATTCTCAGAATTCTTAGGTGGATATGGACATGGTGAAGGATCGATCAATTTCTATCTCGATCACCCTGAGAACTCATTAGTAAACTGGGATGATCATCGTTCAGCGGAAACAGGTCCGGAAACTATTGCTGATTATGGTCAAGTATATCTATTCACTCTTTATATGTACGACAAATATGGTCAAGAATTCATCCGTGACCTTGCTAAGAGTGAGATGCAAGGGTTAGAGAGTGTTGATGATATGTTAAAGCAATCTGGTGAAAAAGAAGATTTCACCAAGCTGTACCAAAACTTTATTACAGCTCTATCTCTAGATGACGGTACTGGAGGTACTTATGACTTTGAAAGTATTAATCTAAGGGAACTTCCCATTAATAATGAAGGTGATCTACGTGGAAAAACGGTAGATTACGAAAAAGCATCAACATTTGAAAAAGAAGGCGTTCCTGCGTGGGGCGGTGACTTCAAAGAGCTGGATTTTCAAGATAAAATTAGATCTATTGAATTTGACGGAGTGGACTTCTTACCTGTTCCGTGGAAATCAGTAGCAAACCCACTTGGAGGAGACAATCAAGTCCTATGGGCAAATAAAGGGGATGAATTAGATAGTGCGATTATTTTTGATGCAGACCTTTCAAGTGTGGACTCTGCGACATTAAATTTTGATAATCTTATCGATATCGAAGAGCAATGGGATTTTGGAGTGGTTCAAGTCTCTACTGATGGCGGCGATACCTGGACATCGCTGGCAAATGAAAATACTCGTTCAGATGTTGTAGAGGAAGGATATCCGAAGATTAAAGAAAACCTTCCAGGATTCACAGGTCATTATGAAGACTGGAAACAAGAAAGCTTTGACTTAAGTGAATATGCTGGCCAAAAGGTACTGATTTCTTTCCGTTACTTAACAGACTGGGGTTACAATGATTCAGGTTGGTTTGTAGATAATATTGAAATTCCTGAAATAGGCTACTCAAATGAAGGGAACTCAGTAGAAGGTTTCAAATCTTTTGCGGAACTAAAAGGTGAGTACGTAGAATACACTGTAACTTTCGTTAACGAAAGAGAAGTAGGTAACAAGAAAGGTTCAAAAACGAAGCATAAAGTTGTAACAGTCGATCCATTTAACGTAACGGAAGAAGACGCTCTTCAACTCCGTCAGTTATTCCAAAACGGTAAAAATTATATGATTACATCTTATGCTGCCCCGGTGTCAGATAAGAATCCGGTTGATTTCACGTATGAAGTGAAACTAAAGGAAAAGAATATTAAGAAAAATTAA
- a CDS encoding L-lactate permease — MSVFELLTSLTPVLAALIFLVILRLPASVAMPVSFLLTVILSLVFWKIPLVQIGAATVEGIIIAFTILWIVFGAILLLNTLQHSGAMETIRNGFSMISPDRRVQVIIIAWLFGSFIEGAAGFGTPAALAAPLLVALGFPPLAAVSLALIADSSAVSFGAVGTPVMVGIDQGLRQGGNLAGQVEQAVGAQSMIDYLSGVASRAVSIDLFIGSLIPLLLVVMLTRFFGQNHSWKEGLVLWKFSLFAGLSFTLPALLVATFLGPEFPSIIGGLVGLMIIIPAAKKGFLLPDKAWDFEVQEERKTEVVPDKKMPIWLAWFPYLLVAVLLVLTRLDLLPVKEWLRSVKVRWSNILGTDISTQFEPLYLPGTIFVLVMVLTLIIHKMSRLQIEETFRQSLFTIKGSIISLMAAVPMVRIFINSGVNESDLVSMPMELATLVSGLAGEGWPFVAPLIGALGSFISGSATFSNMMFSLFQFSVADQIGADEQTVLSLQVLGANAGNMVCVLNVVAAASVVQLSGKEGQIIRITVVPMLLYVLLSGSIGALVLYFL; from the coding sequence ATGTCTGTTTTTGAACTCTTAACCTCATTGACTCCTGTATTAGCCGCTCTTATTTTTCTTGTTATTTTGAGGTTACCAGCTTCTGTTGCGATGCCTGTCAGCTTCTTACTGACTGTCATTTTAAGTCTTGTATTCTGGAAAATCCCCCTGGTGCAGATCGGTGCTGCCACAGTTGAGGGAATCATCATCGCTTTCACTATTCTTTGGATTGTTTTTGGAGCGATTCTGCTTTTGAATACTTTGCAGCACAGCGGTGCCATGGAAACCATTCGAAATGGATTTTCTATGATTTCCCCGGACCGCCGTGTGCAGGTCATTATAATCGCTTGGTTATTCGGCTCTTTTATTGAAGGTGCCGCTGGATTTGGAACGCCTGCTGCCCTGGCAGCACCATTACTTGTAGCGTTAGGGTTTCCGCCTCTCGCAGCCGTTTCTCTTGCTCTTATTGCGGATAGCAGTGCCGTATCATTCGGTGCGGTGGGTACTCCAGTTATGGTAGGGATCGATCAAGGATTGAGACAGGGAGGAAACCTTGCAGGTCAGGTGGAACAAGCGGTAGGGGCTCAATCAATGATAGATTATTTAAGCGGAGTAGCCAGTCGGGCTGTGAGTATCGATTTATTCATCGGTAGCTTGATTCCTCTCTTGCTTGTTGTGATGCTGACCCGTTTTTTCGGTCAAAATCACTCTTGGAAAGAAGGGCTCGTTCTGTGGAAGTTCTCCCTCTTTGCAGGTCTATCGTTTACATTACCTGCATTACTCGTAGCCACCTTCTTGGGTCCGGAGTTTCCTTCTATCATTGGTGGATTAGTAGGGTTGATGATCATCATTCCTGCAGCGAAAAAAGGATTCTTATTACCCGATAAGGCTTGGGACTTTGAAGTACAAGAAGAACGCAAGACCGAAGTTGTCCCTGACAAGAAAATGCCGATTTGGTTAGCTTGGTTTCCTTACTTGCTTGTCGCTGTCCTGTTGGTTTTAACGAGGTTGGATCTTCTTCCTGTTAAGGAATGGCTTAGAAGCGTGAAAGTGAGATGGAGCAATATTTTAGGAACAGACATTTCCACTCAGTTCGAGCCGCTTTACCTTCCTGGGACAATCTTTGTATTGGTCATGGTACTGACATTGATTATTCATAAAATGAGTAGACTTCAAATCGAAGAGACGTTCCGACAATCTCTATTTACGATTAAAGGAAGCATCATTTCATTAATGGCTGCCGTTCCCATGGTAAGGATTTTCATTAATTCTGGTGTGAACGAAAGTGATTTAGTGAGTATGCCAATGGAACTGGCCACTTTAGTATCAGGATTAGCGGGTGAAGGATGGCCCTTTGTCGCTCCCCTTATCGGCGCACTCGGCTCTTTTATCTCTGGGAGCGCCACGTTTAGTAACATGATGTTTTCCCTCTTTCAGTTTAGTGTAGCCGATCAAATCGGGGCAGACGAGCAAACTGTTTTATCCTTGCAGGTGCTGGGAGCCAATGCTGGCAATATGGTATGTGTCCTGAATGTAGTAGCTGCTGCTTCTGTTGTTCAGCTTAGCGGAAAAGAAGGGCAGATCATCCGGATAACCGTGGTCCCGATGTTACTTTATGTTCTGTTATCAGGAAGTATCGGGGCACTTGTTCTTTATTTCTTATAA
- a CDS encoding MalY/PatB family protein has protein sequence MNWNDCIERTNTHSVKWSFPAEDVIPMCIADMDFQVSPAIVEAMNRKAQHGIYGYTTFSDRYFESVISWWKRRFQMEIEKEWISFSPGIIPGINVLLSVLTEPGDGVIIQDPVYYPFYSTIENHGCSVMKNTLLYEDGVYSIDFDDLEEKARHPRTKLLILCSPHNPVGRVWTQEELMKIGSIAKRYDLWIISDEMHGDLVYKGYEHVPLFKGDDSLLERSILCAAPSKTFNIAGLQTSILLIPNKDLRDKYNEKLSGYGLMRPNVFGIEGTIAAYEEGEPWLNELLMVLEENKQYVLNYLEQHLPELKGITPQATHLIWMDCTELGMAGEELCAFFLEKAKVKFDEGFKFGQSGHTFVRMNIACPKERIDLALRRIHEAILDYRVNRNVMK, from the coding sequence ATGAATTGGAATGATTGCATCGAGAGAACAAACACTCACTCTGTGAAATGGTCGTTTCCTGCGGAGGATGTAATTCCTATGTGCATTGCAGACATGGACTTTCAAGTGTCTCCTGCCATTGTCGAAGCCATGAATCGAAAGGCTCAGCATGGCATCTATGGTTATACGACATTTAGTGATCGATACTTCGAGTCTGTCATTTCATGGTGGAAGAGGCGCTTCCAGATGGAAATAGAGAAAGAGTGGATCAGCTTTAGCCCAGGAATCATTCCGGGTATCAATGTATTGTTGTCCGTTTTAACGGAGCCCGGGGACGGTGTAATCATTCAAGATCCAGTATATTATCCTTTTTACAGTACGATCGAGAACCATGGTTGCTCGGTTATGAAAAATACGTTGCTTTATGAGGATGGAGTATACTCGATTGATTTTGACGATTTAGAAGAGAAGGCACGTCATCCCAGAACGAAACTTCTTATCCTTTGCAGTCCTCATAATCCGGTAGGACGGGTATGGACGCAGGAAGAATTGATGAAGATTGGTTCGATCGCTAAACGCTACGACCTATGGATCATTTCCGATGAAATGCATGGAGACCTGGTGTACAAAGGATATGAACACGTTCCTCTGTTTAAAGGGGATGACAGTTTATTAGAGCGTAGTATTCTATGTGCGGCACCAAGTAAAACCTTTAATATCGCGGGACTTCAAACCTCAATCCTTCTCATACCGAACAAAGACTTGAGAGATAAGTATAATGAAAAGCTTTCGGGCTATGGTCTGATGAGACCGAATGTGTTTGGGATAGAAGGAACGATTGCGGCTTATGAGGAAGGTGAACCATGGCTCAATGAACTATTAATGGTGCTTGAAGAGAATAAACAGTATGTACTGAATTATTTAGAGCAACACCTTCCAGAGCTGAAAGGCATTACCCCGCAGGCTACTCACCTCATTTGGATGGATTGCACGGAATTAGGCATGGCAGGTGAAGAGCTGTGTGCGTTTTTCTTAGAGAAAGCCAAAGTGAAATTTGATGAAGGCTTTAAATTTGGTCAGAGTGGGCACACCTTTGTCAGAATGAATATTGCCTGTCCGAAAGAGCGGATCGATTTGGCATTAAGAAGGATCCACGAGGCAATTCTGGATTACAGGGTCAACCGTAACGTCATGAAATAG
- a CDS encoding DNA alkylation repair protein, which yields MSHDYSEKLVTLLKKHQNSENREAMEAYMRNQFQFFGIRNPERTVILRGFLKEHGKPPVEELPDIVRSLWSEPQRECQYIALSLLDKQSRYLTKDHLPFLEEIITDKSWWDTIDHIAPNHVGKIYQTEEDDAYLEKWIHSDHMWLNRISILHQLKYKEKTDRGRLFRYILLHNESKEFFIQKAIGWALREYSKTEPEAVQQFIQSEKLAPLSKREGLKHIDRRAKEGKIVEK from the coding sequence ATGAGTCATGATTATTCAGAAAAGCTCGTTACTCTGTTAAAAAAACATCAAAATAGTGAAAATCGGGAAGCTATGGAAGCGTATATGAGAAACCAATTTCAGTTCTTTGGCATCAGGAACCCGGAACGTACGGTTATACTAAGGGGCTTTCTGAAGGAACATGGTAAACCACCGGTTGAAGAATTGCCTGACATTGTTCGTTCCCTTTGGTCTGAACCGCAAAGGGAGTGTCAGTATATCGCTCTTTCTCTTCTGGATAAACAATCCAGATATTTAACGAAAGACCACCTGCCATTTTTGGAAGAAATAATCACAGATAAATCCTGGTGGGATACCATCGATCATATTGCTCCTAATCACGTAGGGAAAATCTATCAAACCGAAGAAGATGACGCATACTTAGAGAAATGGATTCATTCAGATCATATGTGGTTGAATCGGATCTCCATTTTGCATCAATTGAAGTACAAAGAAAAGACAGACCGGGGACGCCTGTTCAGATACATATTACTGCATAATGAATCAAAGGAATTTTTTATTCAGAAGGCAATCGGCTGGGCGCTCCGGGAGTATTCAAAGACAGAGCCGGAAGCGGTTCAGCAATTCATCCAATCAGAAAAGCTTGCACCTTTAAGCAAGCGAGAAGGTTTGAAGCATATCGATAGAAGAGCGAAGGAAGGGAAAATCGTTGAAAAGTAG
- a CDS encoding DinB family protein has protein sequence MENKLDYHIWATNKLLSYLQSLPHEIFHKEIQSVFPSVERTLHHLYEVDALWFSRLRQEEKPVEVDTFSSVSECHTYFQSLHKEMAAWKHENHTISYETSIGEAYQITTEEILFHIVNHGTYHRGNITAMLWQLGEKGASTDYIYYLRDKETLKE, from the coding sequence ATGGAAAACAAGCTCGATTATCATATATGGGCAACGAACAAGCTATTATCTTATTTACAATCGTTACCGCATGAAATTTTTCATAAGGAAATCCAAAGTGTGTTTCCTTCCGTAGAAAGAACACTCCATCATCTGTATGAGGTAGATGCACTATGGTTTTCGCGACTGCGTCAAGAGGAAAAACCGGTAGAGGTCGATACGTTTTCATCTGTTTCAGAGTGCCACACGTATTTTCAAAGCTTACATAAGGAAATGGCAGCCTGGAAGCATGAAAATCATACCATTTCGTATGAAACTTCAATAGGGGAAGCATATCAAATCACAACAGAAGAGATACTTTTTCACATAGTGAACCACGGAACGTATCACAGAGGAAACATTACGGCTATGCTTTGGCAATTAGGAGAAAAGGGTGCTTCCACTGATTATATTTACTATTTGCGTGATAAGGAGACTTTAAAAGAATGA
- a CDS encoding YitT family protein gives MNRELVLRWSFFFTGLLVLAFGISLTIKGKDLGIGPWDVFHYGLFKQLGLTIGTWSIIAGFVILFVTGIGTKSFPKVGAFINMLLIGIFIDIFNYVLPDPQSLLAQSIVFAIGIVVIGYGIGLYVSADLGAGPRDSLMLLVVEKTGWKVQWVRNGMEIIVFFFGWLLGGPVGIGTVIIALGLGSIVGFSLPQSKKLLHFLLMRQMTKRNNPLAS, from the coding sequence ATGAATAGAGAATTAGTTTTACGTTGGTCGTTCTTCTTTACAGGTCTCCTTGTACTTGCGTTTGGCATAAGCTTGACGATTAAAGGGAAAGACCTTGGAATCGGACCTTGGGATGTGTTTCATTATGGGTTATTCAAACAGCTCGGACTTACGATTGGTACATGGTCCATTATTGCTGGCTTTGTTATCTTGTTTGTGACAGGGATTGGTACGAAGTCATTTCCTAAAGTCGGAGCCTTTATAAATATGTTGTTAATCGGTATTTTCATAGATATATTTAATTACGTACTTCCTGATCCTCAATCGTTATTGGCACAGTCGATTGTGTTTGCTATTGGGATTGTGGTGATCGGGTACGGAATCGGACTATATGTGTCAGCTGACTTGGGGGCAGGACCCCGTGACAGTTTGATGCTGCTCGTAGTTGAAAAGACGGGCTGGAAAGTTCAGTGGGTACGGAATGGGATGGAGATCATAGTGTTCTTCTTCGGCTGGTTACTTGGTGGTCCTGTCGGGATTGGGACGGTCATTATCGCACTGGGACTCGGTTCCATCGTCGGATTTTCATTACCTCAAAGTAAAAAGCTTCTTCACTTTCTACTTATGAGACAAATGACAAAAAGAAACAATCCTTTAGCTAGCTGA
- a CDS encoding VOC family protein produces MRLHHIGMNVKSLMRSKQFYQSYFGFEEETYFEWGSEKILFMKKNDCRLELIEEPGEDNGLKRIFLHLALAVTDLETEIGLLKEKGLVPVEGPVVLENGWKAVFFFGPDGEIVELLVEG; encoded by the coding sequence ATGAGACTTCATCATATTGGGATGAATGTAAAGAGCTTAATGCGGTCGAAGCAATTCTATCAATCTTATTTTGGGTTTGAAGAGGAAACGTATTTCGAATGGGGTAGTGAGAAAATACTATTTATGAAAAAAAATGATTGTCGATTGGAGCTCATCGAAGAGCCTGGGGAGGATAACGGCTTAAAAAGGATATTTCTTCATTTAGCCTTGGCAGTCACCGATCTGGAAACGGAGATTGGTCTATTAAAGGAGAAAGGGTTAGTACCTGTTGAGGGCCCCGTTGTTCTTGAAAATGGCTGGAAAGCGGTCTTTTTCTTCGGACCTGACGGGGAAATCGTTGAGTTGTTGGTGGAAGGGTAG